GGCCGGCGCGGCGAGGTAGGCACTGAACCCATCGGTCGCCGAAATCCGCACCACCCCTTCCAGTACACGGACACCGCCCGCGTCCGCACTGAGTGACTTGACGGCAGACTCGACGACCTCGGCCGCCGCCAGCGCCTCCCGCCCGAGATCGGTCAGCTCCCAACCGCCCGCGGCCCGGGTCAGCACCCGCCCGCCCAGCGTGTGCTCGAGCGCGGCGATACGCCGGGAGATGGTGGTGTGGTTGATGCCGAGTTCTTCGGCAGCGGACACGAACCGCCCGGAGCGCCCGACGGCCAGCAACACCAGCAGGTCGTCGGCGCTGGGACGCCGCGCCGACCCGGCCATATTCACAGGCGCGCCTCGCCGCCAACCGACTGCGCCGAGCATGCGGCGGGCTGGAAGAGGATGCACGCGCCCATGTGTGCATTCTCGCAGATATGTGCTGCACATCTAGTCATTGCGGACAAACCGATCTGCACTAATACTTCGTTGCAGCCGAGATTTGTGGGGGCCATCACATCTGGCATCGAGTGTGGTCCCGGGCACGAAGGAGAGTTCGATGAGCGTGCGCAGTGCATTGTGGCCGACGGGCAACGACCCGGGCGGAGCACCGACCGGCCTGAGACGGGTGGTCGCCGCGTCCATGGCGGGCACGGTCGTCGAATGGTATGAGTTCTTCCTTTACGGCACCGCCGCGACGCTGGTCTTCAGCAAGGTGTTCTTCGCGAAGGGCACCAGCGATCTGGACGCGATCCTCGCCGCGTTCGTCACCTACGCCGTCGGCTTCGCCGCTCGCCCGTTGGGCGGCATCGTCTTCGGGCATTTCGGCGACAAGTACGGCCGCAAGAAGCTGTTGCAGTTCAGCCTGATCCTGGTGGGCAGCGCGACCTTCCTGATGGGCTGTCTGCCCACCTTCGGCCAGATCGGCTACTGGGCTCCGGCGCTGCTGGTGGTCCTGCGCTTCATCCAGGGTTTCGCGGTCGGCGGCGAATGGGGCGGCGCGGTGCTGCTGGTCGCCGAACACAGTCCGAGTCGCAGCCGCGGTTTCTGGGCGAGCTGGCCGCAGGCCGGGGTACCGATGGGAAATCTGCTGGCGACCGTCGTGCTGCTGGCCTTGACCACCTGGCTGTCGGAGTCGGCGTTCCTGAGTTGGGGCTGGCGCGTGGCCTTCTGGCTGTCCGCGGTGGTGGTGCTGGTCGGCTACTACATCCGCACCAAGGTCACCGACGCGCCCATTTTCGTTGCGGCACAGCAGGAAATGGAGCAGATCAAGGCGACCTCGCTGAGCGTGGTCGAGGTGTTGCAGCGGTATCCGCGTGGCGTACTCACCGCGATGGGCCTGCGCTTCGGCGAGAACATCCTCTACTACCTGGTGGTCACCTTCACCATCACCTATCTCAAGGTGCAGGTGCACGTGGACACCAAGGTCATCCTGTGGTGGCTGCTCGCCGCGCACGCGGTGCACTTCTTCGCCGTGCCGCTGGCGGGCCGGCTCTCGGATCACTTCGGCAGGCGCCCGGTGTATCTGGCCGGCGCGGTCACGGCGGGCACCTGGGGCTTCTTCGCCTTTCCGATGATGGACAGCGGGCACAACGCGGTCATCATGTCCGCGATCATCATCGGCCTGCTGTTCCACGCGCTGATGTACGCGGGCCAGCCCGCGATCATGGCCGAGATGTTTCCCACCCGGATGCGGTATTCCGGTGTCTCCCTGGGCTATCAGGTGACCTCGATCGTGGCGGGTTCGCTCGCGCCGATCATCGCGGTCCGGCTGCTCAACGAATATGACTCGGCCGTGCCGATCGCGATCTATCTGGCTGTCGCGGCGGCCATCACCGCGGTCGCCGTGTTCTTCGCCCGCGAAACGAAAGGATTGGACTTGGCCACCGTCGATCTCGCCGACGCCGAGTATCTGGCAACGCAGCCCACCGCCCCGGTGAACGCGAAATGACCGACCTGACAGGACGTTCCGCGCTGATCACGGGCGGCGCCGGCGGCATCGGCGCGGCCTGCGCCCGGGAACTGGCCGCGCGGGGCGCCCTGGTCACCATCGCCGATATCGACGATGTCGGGGCCAAGTCGCTCGCCCGCGAACTCGGCGGAAAACCTTGGGCCGTCGACCTACTCGACGTCGAGGCCTTGACCTCGCTGACGCTCGAGGTGGACATCCTGGTGAACAACGCCGGCGTGCAGAGCATCAGCCCGATCGAGGATTTCGCGCCGCAGCAGTTCCGGAACCTGCTCACCCTGATGGTCGAGGCGCCGTTCTTGCTCATCCGTGCCGCGCTGCCGCACATGTACCGGCAGGGTTTCGGCCGGATCGTCAATATCTCGTCGGTGCACGGACTTCGAGCCTCGGAGTTCAAGTCCGCCTACGTGACCGCCAAACATGGACTGGAGGGCCTGTCCAAGGTCACCGCGCTCGAAGGCGGCAAGCACGGCGTCACGAGCAACTGCGTCAACCCCGGCTATGTGCGAACTCCGCTGGTGGACAAGCAGATCGCCGATCAGGCCAAGGCGCACGACATTCCGGAACAGCAGGTGCTGGAGAAGATCCTGCTCACCGAGAGCGCGATCAAACGCCTGGTGGAGCCGGAAGAGGTGGCCGCACTGGTGGGTTGGCTCACCTCGCCGCACGCGGGCATGGTGACCGGCGCGTCCTACACCATGGACGGCGGGTGGAGCGCTCGATGACCGAGCGCCCCGCCCTAGCCCGGCTCGTCCTGTGTCAGGGCGGACAGCGCCATCCGGCGCAGGATTGGCCGGGCCCGCGCGGCGGTCGCCGTGCTCGCGCTGTGCGGGGTGGAGTTGATCAGGCCGAACGCGGCGTGCGCCTGTACGCGTGCCGTCTCTTCGGGTAGGCCGGGGTGCAGGTCACGCAGCACCGTGACCCAGATTTCCACGTACTGGCGCTGGGTGCGGCGCAACTCGCGCCGGGCCGCGGCGGGCACGTTCTCCAGATCGCGATCCTGGATCCGGATGAGATCGGCGTCGCCCAGCGCGAAGTCCAGGTGGAAGTCGACCAGGCCGGCCAGCGCGTCCGCCGCAGTCTCGGTGCGCGCCACCACCGCCTTGCCGCCGTCGAGCAGCCGCTGGCTGATACCGACGAGCAGTTCCACCAGCAGCGCTTCTTTGTTGGGGAAATGGCGGTAGACCGCCGGACCGCTGATGCCGACCGCGGCGCCGAGGTCGTCGAGGCGCATGCCGAGGAAACCGCGATCGGCGATGAGCCGGGCGCCGGCATCCAGAAGTTGTTGCCTGCGCTGCGCCTTCAGCTGTTCACGGCGGGTGAGCGTGCCGTCATCGATGCTGGTCACACGCACTCCTTTCGCCCTTTGTGCGGACACACGCGTGCGCGGCCCGCAAGCGCTTCCTGGACATCTCGGTTAACCAAGATTAACCTGGATTCCAGTTATCGGCGACTAACTGGCCCATCCGTCCTCCGACTACCGGCCGGCAACGAGTCGCTCCAAGACGCTGACCGACAGGATCACGTGATGACCGTTACCGAAGAGGCCGTCGACAACCGGGTCGCCCACAAGGCACTCGTCGACGACCTGGGCGCCCGGCTGGCGGCCGCCGCACTCGGCGGACCCGCCAAAGCGCGGGACCGCCACGTCGCGCGCGGCAAGCTGCTACCGCGGCAGCGGGTGGACCAGCTGCTCGACCCGGGCAGCCCGTTCCTGGAACTCTCGCCGCTCGCCGCGAGCGGGATGTACGGCGACGAGTCCCCGGGCGCGGGCATCATCACCGGCATCGGCCGGGTGTCCGGCCGCGAGTGCGTCATCGTGGCCAACGACGCGACCGTCAAGGGCGGCACGTACTACCCGATGACGGTGAAGAAGCACCTGCGCGCGCAGGAGATCGCGCTGCAGAATCAGCTGCCGTGCCTGTATCTGGTCGATTCCGGCGGCGCCTACCTGCCCGAGCAGGACGAGGTGTTCCCGGACCGGGAGCATTTCGGGCGCATCTTCTACAACCAGGCGACCATGAGCGCCAAGGGCATTCCGCAGATCGCGGCGGTGCTCGGCTCGTGCACCGCGGGCGGCGCGTACGTCCCCGCGATGAGTGACGAAGCGGTGATCGTGCGTAACCAGGGCACGATCTTCCTGGGCGGTCCACCCCTGGTGAAGGCCGCGACCGGCGAGGTGGTCACCGCGGAGGAACTCGGCGGCGGCGCACTGCATTCGCGCACCTCGGGTGTCACCGACCACCTGGCCGAGGACGATCAGGACGCGCTGCGCATCGTGCGCCGCATCGTCGCGACCCTCGGTCCGCGCCCCGCGAGCCCCTGGGCGGTGTTGCCACCGGTGGAGCCCGCCGCGTCGCCGGCGGAGCTGTACGACGTGGTGCCGGTGGACCTGCGCACCCCGTACGACGTGCGCGAGGTGATCCACCGGATCGTCGACGCGAATCCCGAGGCCGACAACGGCTTTCACGAGTTCAAGGCCGAGTACGGCAAGACCTTGGTCACCGGCTTCGCGCACGTTCACGGCCATCCGGTCGGCATCGTCGCCAACAACGGCGTGCTGTTCAGCGAATCCGCCATGAAGGGCGCGCATTTCATCGAGCTGTGCGACAAGCGCAAGATCCCGCTGCTGTTCTTGCAGAACATCACCGGGTTCATGGTCGGCCGCGACTACGAGGCGGGCGGCATCGCCAAGCACGGGGCCAAGATGGTCACCGCCGTCGCCTGTGCCCGGGTGCCGAAGCTGACAGTGGTGATCGGCGGTTCGTACGGCGCGGGCAACTATTCGATGTGCGGGCGGGCGTATTCGCCGCGCTTCCTGTGGATGTGGCCCAACGCCAGGATCTCGGTGATGGGCGGCGAACAGGCCGCCTCGGTCCTGTCCACCGTGCGCGGCGACCAGCTCGACAGTTCGGGCCGGCCGTGGTCGGCGGCCGACGAGGAGGCGTTCAAGGCGCCGATTCGCGACCAATACGAACGGCAGGGCAACCCCTACTACTCGACGGCCCGCCTGTGGGACGACGGTGTGATCGACCCTGCGGACACGAGAACCGTCCTCGGACTTGCCCTTTCGGTGTGCGCGCAAGCGCCGCTCGAACCCGTTTCCTACGGCGTATTCCGGATGTGACGACCATGCTGAACAAATCTCATCCCGTCGGATTCGACACCGTGCTCGTCGCCAACCGCGGCGAGATCGCGGTGCGGGTGATGCGCACGTTGCGCGCCATGGGCATTCGCTCGGTCGCGGTCTACAGCGACGCCGACGCCGATGCCAGGCACGTGCACGAGGCGGATACCGCGGTGCGCCTCGGCCCTGCCGCCGCGCGCGACAGCTATCTCGCGATCGACAAGGTGGTCGACGCCGCCGTCCGGACCGGTGCGCAAGCGGTGCATCCGGGTTACGGATTCCTTTCCGAGAACGCCGCTTTCGCGGCGGCGCTCGCGCAGGCGGGCGTCGTCTTCCTCGGTCCGCCCGCACACGCGATCGAGGTGATGGGCGACAAGATCGCGGCCAAGAACACCGTATCCGCGTTCAATGTCCCCGTCGTGCCCGGCATCGCCAGGCCAGGCCTGACCGACGCCGAGCTGATCGAGGCGGCCACCGAGATCGGTTATCCGGTGCTGGTGAAGCCGTCCGCCGGGGGCGGCGGCAAGGGCATGCGACTGGTCGAGGAACCCGCGCACCTGCCCGACGCGCTGGTCAGCGCGCGCCGCGAAGCCGCGTCCGCGTTCGGCGACGACACCCTGTTCCTGGAACGCTTCGTCACCCGGCCGCGGCATATCGAGGTGCAGGTCCTGGCCGACCAATTCGGCAATGTGCTGCACCTCGGCGAACGCGAATGCAGTCTGCAGCGCAGGCATCAGAAGGTGATCGAAGAGGCCCCGTCCCCGCTGCTCGACGCGGCGACGCGGGCCAGAATCGGTGCGGCGGCGTGCAATACCGCGCGCAGCGTCGACTATGTGGGCGCGGGCACCGTCGAATTCATCGTCTCCGCCGACCGGCCGGACGAGTTCTTCTTCATGGAGATGAACACCCGGCTGCAGGTGGAACATCCGGTGACCGAGCTGGTGACCGGTGTCGACCTGGTGGAATGTCAGGTGCGGGTGGCGGCCGGGCAGAAACTCTCGGTCGAACAGGACGAGATCCGGATGGTCGGGCACGCCATCGAGGCCAGGGTGTACGCCGAGGATCCCGCGCGCGGCTTCCTGCCCACCGGCGGTACGGTGCTCGACCTGTCCGAGCCCGCAGGCGCCGGAGTCCGGGTGGATTCGGGCCTGCGCGCCGGAACGGTGGTCGGCAGCGACTACGACCCGATGCTCTCGAAGGTCATCGCGCACGGCGCCGACCGCGGCGCCGCCATCGCGAAACTCGATCGGGCACTGGGCGATACCGTGTTGCTCGGCGTCACCAGCAATATCGAGTTCCTGCGCTTCCTGCTCGCCGATCCGGATGTCGCGGCCGGACAGCTGGATACCGGCCTGCTCGATCGCCGGGTAGCCGATTTCCACGCCACCGCAGTCGACGACGAACTGTTCCTGGCCGCGGCGGCCTACCGCTGGCTGGGTCGCTGGCCGAGCGATCCCGGCGATCCGTGGCAGGTGCCGTCCGGCTGGCGGATCGGCACCGCCGCACCGACCTCGATCCGGCTGGCCGCCGGCGACCGGATCGAGCACGTGTATCTCACCGGCCGTCCCGATGCCGCGACCGGCCGCGTCGGCGAGGCCGAATCGGTTTCGGTGGCAGCGGCTTTCGCGGACTCGGTGCTGACGCTCACCGTGGCCGGGGTACGGCACGAGTATCGCGTCGCCGAGCAGGACGACCAGCTGTGGCTGGCCGGACCCACCGGCATCGCCGTGCTGCGCGAGGTGGCCGAGGCCAGTGTGCGGGGTGGCGCCGAACAGGTCGGCGACGCCGAAATCCGCAGTCCCATGCCGGGTTCGGTGATCGCGGTGCCGGTCACCACCGGCGCCACCGTGGCCGCGGGCGCCACGGTGGTGATCGTCGAGGCGATGAAGATGGAGCACTCGCTCAGCGCGCCGGTGGCGGGCACCGTCGAAATCCTGGTCACGCCCGGCACGCAGGTGCGGCTCGATCAGCCGCTGGCCCGCATCCACACGACTCCCGCGGAACTTCCCGCCGACCAAGAAGGAACCCGAGCATGACCGACTTCCTGTCCACCGGCGCCCTACCCGACGACTACCGCGACCTGACCCTGACGGTGCGCGATTTCGCGCAGTCGGTGGTCGCGCCGGTGGCCGCCGAGCACGACGCGAACCACACCTTCCCCTACAAGGTGGTCGAGGGCATGGCCGAGATGGGCCTGTTCGGGCTGCCGTTCCCCGAGGAATACGGCGGCATGGGCGGCGACTACTTCGCGCTGTGCCTCGCCCTCGAGGAACTCGGCAAGATCGAC
This genomic stretch from Nocardia brasiliensis ATCC 700358 harbors:
- a CDS encoding TetR/AcrR family transcriptional regulator, which translates into the protein MTSIDDGTLTRREQLKAQRRQQLLDAGARLIADRGFLGMRLDDLGAAVGISGPAVYRHFPNKEALLVELLVGISQRLLDGGKAVVARTETAADALAGLVDFHLDFALGDADLIRIQDRDLENVPAAARRELRRTQRQYVEIWVTVLRDLHPGLPEETARVQAHAAFGLINSTPHSASTATAARARPILRRMALSALTQDEPG
- a CDS encoding MFS transporter; the protein is MSVRSALWPTGNDPGGAPTGLRRVVAASMAGTVVEWYEFFLYGTAATLVFSKVFFAKGTSDLDAILAAFVTYAVGFAARPLGGIVFGHFGDKYGRKKLLQFSLILVGSATFLMGCLPTFGQIGYWAPALLVVLRFIQGFAVGGEWGGAVLLVAEHSPSRSRGFWASWPQAGVPMGNLLATVVLLALTTWLSESAFLSWGWRVAFWLSAVVVLVGYYIRTKVTDAPIFVAAQQEMEQIKATSLSVVEVLQRYPRGVLTAMGLRFGENILYYLVVTFTITYLKVQVHVDTKVILWWLLAAHAVHFFAVPLAGRLSDHFGRRPVYLAGAVTAGTWGFFAFPMMDSGHNAVIMSAIIIGLLFHALMYAGQPAIMAEMFPTRMRYSGVSLGYQVTSIVAGSLAPIIAVRLLNEYDSAVPIAIYLAVAAAITAVAVFFARETKGLDLATVDLADAEYLATQPTAPVNAK
- a CDS encoding carboxyl transferase domain-containing protein yields the protein MTVTEEAVDNRVAHKALVDDLGARLAAAALGGPAKARDRHVARGKLLPRQRVDQLLDPGSPFLELSPLAASGMYGDESPGAGIITGIGRVSGRECVIVANDATVKGGTYYPMTVKKHLRAQEIALQNQLPCLYLVDSGGAYLPEQDEVFPDREHFGRIFYNQATMSAKGIPQIAAVLGSCTAGGAYVPAMSDEAVIVRNQGTIFLGGPPLVKAATGEVVTAEELGGGALHSRTSGVTDHLAEDDQDALRIVRRIVATLGPRPASPWAVLPPVEPAASPAELYDVVPVDLRTPYDVREVIHRIVDANPEADNGFHEFKAEYGKTLVTGFAHVHGHPVGIVANNGVLFSESAMKGAHFIELCDKRKIPLLFLQNITGFMVGRDYEAGGIAKHGAKMVTAVACARVPKLTVVIGGSYGAGNYSMCGRAYSPRFLWMWPNARISVMGGEQAASVLSTVRGDQLDSSGRPWSAADEEAFKAPIRDQYERQGNPYYSTARLWDDGVIDPADTRTVLGLALSVCAQAPLEPVSYGVFRM
- a CDS encoding acetyl-CoA carboxylase biotin carboxylase subunit yields the protein MLNKSHPVGFDTVLVANRGEIAVRVMRTLRAMGIRSVAVYSDADADARHVHEADTAVRLGPAAARDSYLAIDKVVDAAVRTGAQAVHPGYGFLSENAAFAAALAQAGVVFLGPPAHAIEVMGDKIAAKNTVSAFNVPVVPGIARPGLTDAELIEAATEIGYPVLVKPSAGGGGKGMRLVEEPAHLPDALVSARREAASAFGDDTLFLERFVTRPRHIEVQVLADQFGNVLHLGERECSLQRRHQKVIEEAPSPLLDAATRARIGAAACNTARSVDYVGAGTVEFIVSADRPDEFFFMEMNTRLQVEHPVTELVTGVDLVECQVRVAAGQKLSVEQDEIRMVGHAIEARVYAEDPARGFLPTGGTVLDLSEPAGAGVRVDSGLRAGTVVGSDYDPMLSKVIAHGADRGAAIAKLDRALGDTVLLGVTSNIEFLRFLLADPDVAAGQLDTGLLDRRVADFHATAVDDELFLAAAAYRWLGRWPSDPGDPWQVPSGWRIGTAAPTSIRLAAGDRIEHVYLTGRPDAATGRVGEAESVSVAAAFADSVLTLTVAGVRHEYRVAEQDDQLWLAGPTGIAVLREVAEASVRGGAEQVGDAEIRSPMPGSVIAVPVTTGATVAAGATVVIVEAMKMEHSLSAPVAGTVEILVTPGTQVRLDQPLARIHTTPAELPADQEGTRA
- a CDS encoding 3-hydroxybutyrate dehydrogenase, encoding MTDLTGRSALITGGAGGIGAACARELAARGALVTIADIDDVGAKSLARELGGKPWAVDLLDVEALTSLTLEVDILVNNAGVQSISPIEDFAPQQFRNLLTLMVEAPFLLIRAALPHMYRQGFGRIVNISSVHGLRASEFKSAYVTAKHGLEGLSKVTALEGGKHGVTSNCVNPGYVRTPLVDKQIADQAKAHDIPEQQVLEKILLTESAIKRLVEPEEVAALVGWLTSPHAGMVTGASYTMDGGWSAR